The DNA sequence CCAGCGCGATGAGCCGGGCTTCGGCCGGGGCGAAGTCGTTCTTGGACACGATGGTGTGCACGATGCCCCGGGCGGCGGTGTCGCGCACCAGCCGCAGGTTTTCTTCCAGGGCCTCCACGGCGCCTTCCGAGAGCGTGCCGCGCCAGAACGTGTCGTCCAGGTCCCAGATAACGACTTTAATGGGCTCGGGGAAGGTAAAATCGTGGGTCATGCTGAGGAACGAAGCATCTCTACCGCAGTGGTACTCAAATTACTTGGGCAACGAAGCGGTAGAGATGCTTCGGCCGCGCGGACGCCGGATCGGGCAGGACACCCGGAAAATGGCTTCGGTGCCACAAAAGTACGGAAGCTAGATTCGGAATGCCTACTTTTGCCCTCCTTTCGCCCGCCGGCCGGGCGACAACGGCTTTCCTCTACTTTATGAGCCTCGACTTAAATCATAAATCCATCCTGGTGACGGGTGGCACCGGTTCTTTCGGCAAAAAGTTCGTGCAGACGGTCTTCGAGAAGTTTCCGCAGGTGAAGCGCCTGGTGGTATACTCGCGCGACGAGCTGAAGCAATACGAGATGTCGCAGGTGTTTCCGCACGCCAAGTTCCCCGCCATCCGCTACTTCATCGGCGACGTGCGCGACGGCGAAAGGCTCAAGCGCGCCTGCGAAGGTATCGACGTGATTGTGCACGCGGCGGCCCTTAAGCAGGTGCCCGCCGCCGAGTACAACCCGATGGAGTGCATCAAGACCAACATCTTCGGGGCCGAAAACGTCATCAATGCCGCCCTCGACTGCGGCGTGCAGCACGTGGTGGCCCTGAGCACCGACAAAGCCGCCGCGCCCATCAACCTGTACGGGGCCACCAAGCTGTGCTCGGATAAGCTGTTTGTGGCCGCCAACAACATGAAAGGCTCGCGCGACTTGCGCTTCTCGGTGGTGCGCTACGGCAACGTAATCGGCTCCCGCGGCTCGGTGGTGCCGTTTTTCCTGCAGCGCCGCCACACCGGCGTGCTGCCCATCACCCACCCCGACATGACGCGCTTCAACATTTCCCTGGAG is a window from the Hymenobacter aquaticus genome containing:
- the pseB gene encoding UDP-N-acetylglucosamine 4,6-dehydratase (inverting), with the protein product MSLDLNHKSILVTGGTGSFGKKFVQTVFEKFPQVKRLVVYSRDELKQYEMSQVFPHAKFPAIRYFIGDVRDGERLKRACEGIDVIVHAAALKQVPAAEYNPMECIKTNIFGAENVINAALDCGVQHVVALSTDKAAAPINLYGATKLCSDKLFVAANNMKGSRDLRFSVVRYGNVIGSRGSVVPFFLQRRHTGVLPITHPDMTRFNISLEQGVDLVLYALEHAWGGEIFVPKIPSYKITEVAEAIGPDCRHEIVGIRPGEKLHEAMITETDALSTVELAKYYVILPFTPRWDVEEFIQHFDGKRVPDGFHYDSANNQEWLTAQQIREEIRLHVDPSFEG